From one Tachysurus vachellii isolate PV-2020 chromosome 23, HZAU_Pvac_v1, whole genome shotgun sequence genomic stretch:
- the polr2m gene encoding protein GRINL1A, translating into MERQGFIGDLDTKSKGQLCEILSRQEKLLNNKCFIRTLPDKGKKITEFVEKVRHVLANKEEEEKKRVSLASVRSEFQSRYQQAFTQRQHVVSTDALAAGTRLKEKEVNTEPSLLVEAACRADGENSLESLCVENTEVRETTSGDTAASGNEDRAADTDLALAFKRITLTEQSSVPPRDTARNPFLGLKQQQQQQKKPHYIEVLERSDRSVTKPRFRLNQLPLKSDSPSPGQSPGSVTPLSAEVRRQKDRKHIDDVTAAKLPPLHHSPAQLLTLEESVTLLEEQTAKYQELQAKMAAQKLAEGLTVSMDSYNPDGVALAAHREVHDDETLSEED; encoded by the exons GTGTTTTATCCGAACCCTTCCTGACAAAGGAAAGAAGATTACTGAGTTTGTGGAGAAAGTCCGCCATGTTCTAGCAAataaggaggaagaagagaagaagcgGGTCAGCTTGGCCTCTGTGCGATCAGAGTTTCAGTCCAGATATCAGCAGGCTTTCACTCAGCGCCAGCATGTCGTCTCCACCGATGCGCTTGCTGCTGGAACGAGGCTTAAAGAGAAAGAGGTGAACACAGAGCCATCACTCCTGGTGGAAGCTGCATGCAGAGCGGATGGTGAAAACAGCCTGGAGTCCCTCTGTGTAgagaacactgaggtgagaGAGACAACATCTGGAGACACAGCAGCATCAGGCAACGAAGACAGAGCCGCAGATACGGATCTCGCCTTGGCGTTTAAACGTATTACTTTAACTGAGCAGAGCAGCGTTCCTCCCAGAGACACGGCTAGAAATCCTTTCTTAGGcttgaagcagcagcagcaacagcagaagAAGCCACATTACATAGAAGTACtggagagatcagacagaagtGTGACAAAACCTCGATTCAGACTCAATCA ACTGCCATTGAAGTCAGACTCTCCGTCTCCTGGTCAGTCCCCTGGCAGTGTTACCCCACTCAGCGCTGAGGTCCGGAGGCAGAAGGACAGGAAGCACATCGATGATGTCACAGCCGCCAAGCTTCCTCCGCTGCACCACAGTCCGGCACAGTTACTCACACTAGAGGAGTCTGTCACCCTCCTGGAGGAGCAGACAGCAAAGTATCAG GAACTCCAAGCCAAAATGGCCGCCCAGAAGCTTGCTGAGGGTTTGACTGTGAGTATGGACAGTTATAACCCTGATGGGGTCGCTCTGGCTGCACACAGAGAGGTGCATGATGATGAGACACTCTCAGAGGAAGACTGA